The genomic window GGTATGTAGCGTACACGGCCCACACTTATTTTGAgttgacagttttttgtttttttttataaacctcaggcacctctatacccttatgTCATCTtctttttccttcggccgaatgactggggattatgggtaatgggagtgacacttaacggctctgctggggtgttcttttcctccacctggtggccaagacttgaattcccactagtaattagaatggatttgtggactctccatgccaacgaaaaaaaataatttatcaggtaagcatacatttttttttaatatttttttttaaatcaaagtatgCTGCCAGGGGTATCGGACTACTCCATCTgaacttcatttattttttataagcAGCAAAATAAAATGACAGTTTAGATGTATTTTTAGGCCACCTTGATTTCCCAATATAATCTGTTCCTGTTCATTTTAACATTCATATGTCTTTATTTCTAGGCTATGTCAAAACTTGGGCTTCGCCAGGTTACCGGAGTAACAAGAGTAACTATCAGAAAATCTAAAAACATCCTGTTTGTCATCACAAAACCAGACGTGTACAAAAGTCCTGCATCCGACACATACATTGTGTTTGGGGAGGCTAAGGTGTGTaatagtgtgatttttttttaaatatttatatatcaacTAGTTCAAAACTGGTATCTCATTCCCTTGACAACTAGCTTTGCAGCTACAGTTTGAGGAGCCACAACTTGAAGTTGTGCATTATGGTTATTACtgaatttagattttattttggtgtttagttttttttctcaATTTCTGTATCATTTctcctttttaaacttttttatatatattacatcTTGATTTTGTTTCTTTGTAGATTGAAGATCTATCTCAACAAGCTCAGCTTGCAGCTGCTGAAAAATTCAAAGTACAGGGAGAAACTGTATCAAATATTCAAGAAAACACACAGACTCCTACAGTACAAGAGGAGAGCGAAGAGGAGGAGGTTTGTATTGGTCATATACTTGTACTACTTCTACTCTAGGTAGAGAATGTGTGCATTTGTTTAGCTTCAGTGTATCCCAACAAAAGCCCTGTCTGTGAAAATTACAACTTTACAACATACAGGATGTTGAACTGTATGATATATTTGGGGATGGTTTGCAATCTTGTACTAATGTTTTTCTTCCCAGGTTGATGAGACTGGTGTGGAAGTAAAAGATATCGAACTTGTCATGTCACAAGCAAATGTATCCAGGGCGAAGGCAGTACGCGCTCTAAAGAATAACAGTAACGACATAGTAAATGCTATAATGGTGAGTAGTGTATAACCTTCCTCTAGAGTTTATAGAGTatatatgtatgatgcatattgttGCCCTTTAACACAACACTGCAATGGAATTGAACAAGCAATGTGTTACACGGAAGGACATAgttccaattttctttctttccacAAATTGTACCCACAGCAGAACTTTAGGATTGTTCTCATTTgggtaattgtttttctttttgttgctTACCTAATTGCAttctaaatataaattatttgtAGACTGGTAAGAGGTTACTGATCCCTCCACAAAATACATAATCTTTGAAATTCTTGAAACAGTCACAGCTTAGAATTCACTGGGggtgtggtttaaagggacagtcta from Bombina bombina isolate aBomBom1 unplaced genomic scaffold, aBomBom1.pri scaffold_2758, whole genome shotgun sequence includes these protein-coding regions:
- the LOC128643757 gene encoding nascent polypeptide-associated complex subunit alpha; the encoded protein is MSKLGLRQVTGVTRVTIRKSKNILFVITKPDVYKSPASDTYIVFGEAKIEDLSQQAQLAAAEKFKVQGETVSNIQENTQTPTVQEESEEEEVDETGVEVKDIELVMSQANVSRAKAVRALKNNSNDIVNAIMELTM